One region of Aeromicrobium sp. Sec7.5 genomic DNA includes:
- a CDS encoding PaaI family thioesterase has protein sequence MTRTATGVESVHQFSHAQEGAPGIVHGGAVALAFDDLFGFTLYAVGSLAVTRSITVEYEAPFRLNQPYTFRAQVAQREGRRLLLRAEAWDAYGRRAGSADATFVVVDPRHFRLEHVPASR, from the coding sequence GTGACGCGCACGGCCACTGGGGTCGAGTCGGTCCATCAGTTCTCCCATGCGCAGGAAGGTGCTCCGGGCATCGTCCACGGCGGCGCCGTTGCGTTGGCGTTCGACGACCTGTTCGGCTTCACCCTCTATGCGGTCGGATCGCTTGCCGTGACGCGAAGCATCACGGTCGAGTACGAGGCGCCGTTCCGGCTGAACCAGCCTTATACCTTTCGTGCGCAGGTCGCTCAGCGTGAGGGCCGGCGCCTGCTGCTTCGTGCTGAGGCGTGGGATGCCTATGGTCGGCGTGCGGGCTCAGCCGATGCGACGTTCGTCGTGGTCGATCCGCGGCACTTCCGCCTTGAGCATGTACCCGCGTCCCGGTAG
- a CDS encoding lysophospholipid acyltransferase family protein gives MKTLQGSRDDEAAPDGRSRWGVAWWLAFVVCKPALIAVRRRDWRGLDGIPRRGGALLAVNHVSEVDPLLVAEAVLATGRTPAFLAKSSLFGSGIVGWWFRAAGHVEVDRDRGRGGFDAALQALRSGALVVVYPEGSITKNSDGRLMELKSGAVRLALESGFPLIPVAQIGAQEILPAYSRRPRLLKRPVVTIDVGRPLGLDDLRGRGADPDAVQVGTRRLADILATMIEDLAGDRSLV, from the coding sequence ATGAAAACGTTGCAGGGGTCGCGTGACGATGAAGCTGCTCCAGACGGGCGCTCGCGGTGGGGCGTCGCATGGTGGCTGGCGTTCGTGGTGTGCAAGCCGGCTCTGATCGCCGTGCGTCGCCGCGACTGGCGAGGTCTCGACGGCATCCCGCGGCGTGGAGGCGCGCTGCTCGCCGTCAATCACGTCTCGGAAGTTGATCCGCTGCTCGTCGCCGAAGCCGTGCTTGCCACGGGTCGGACGCCGGCCTTCCTGGCCAAGAGCAGCTTGTTCGGCAGCGGAATTGTGGGCTGGTGGTTCCGGGCTGCCGGCCACGTCGAGGTGGACCGCGACCGTGGTCGTGGGGGATTCGATGCGGCCCTGCAAGCACTCCGCAGCGGAGCTCTTGTCGTCGTGTACCCGGAAGGATCCATCACCAAGAACAGTGACGGCCGTCTGATGGAGCTGAAGTCGGGAGCCGTGCGACTTGCGCTGGAGTCAGGTTTTCCACTCATCCCGGTGGCGCAGATCGGAGCCCAGGAAATCCTCCCGGCGTACAGCCGTCGTCCGCGGCTTCTCAAGCGTCCCGTGGTCACGATCGACGTCGGTCGACCTCTAGGGCTGGACGACCTCCGCGGGCGCGGAGCGGATCCGGATGCCGTCCAAGTCGGGACGCGTCGCTTGGCAGACATCCTGGCCACCATGATCGAGGATCTGGCAGGAGACCGGAGCCTCGTGTGA
- a CDS encoding NAD(P)/FAD-dependent oxidoreductase, with translation MTKSRAVIVGASHAGAQLAASLRQEKWDGEIILIGNESALPYQRPPLSKAYLAGKNTLEDLAIRSAEFYAKQDIQLQDATVDAIDRPAGQLALSNGECLRYDKLALCLGARARRLPAPGADLAGVFYLRTAADVELIREAAATARRAVIVGGGYIGLETAASLRALGLDVTVLEATERVLERVTAPEVSAFFDRIHREEGVVVRTGALVQALTGDAQVREVVLASGENISADIVIVGIGVEPNVELAAAAGLVVDNGILIDSHARTSDPNIVAAGDCASHDIARYGRRIRLESVSSAGEQAKVAAAAMCDKPKEIAALPWFWSDQYDLKLQIAGLNTGYDEVILSGDPARDRDFTCFYLRDGELIAADCVNRPRDFMFSKRVITQRTPVLREELVGQSVG, from the coding sequence ATGACCAAGTCGCGAGCTGTGATCGTCGGAGCGAGCCACGCTGGAGCACAGCTCGCGGCCAGCCTGCGTCAGGAGAAGTGGGACGGGGAGATCATCCTCATCGGCAACGAGTCAGCGCTGCCCTACCAGCGGCCTCCTCTTTCGAAGGCCTACCTCGCGGGCAAGAACACACTCGAGGACTTGGCAATCCGCAGCGCCGAGTTCTACGCCAAGCAGGACATCCAGCTCCAGGACGCCACGGTCGACGCGATCGACCGCCCGGCGGGGCAGCTCGCGTTGAGCAACGGAGAGTGCCTGCGCTACGACAAGCTCGCGCTGTGCCTGGGCGCTCGCGCCCGTCGACTTCCGGCACCAGGAGCCGACCTGGCCGGAGTGTTCTACCTGCGCACGGCGGCCGACGTCGAACTCATCCGCGAAGCCGCCGCCACCGCGCGTCGCGCCGTGATCGTCGGTGGCGGCTACATCGGACTCGAGACGGCCGCCTCGCTTCGGGCGCTAGGCCTGGACGTGACCGTCCTGGAGGCGACCGAACGGGTCCTTGAACGCGTCACTGCACCTGAGGTCTCGGCGTTCTTCGATCGGATCCACCGGGAGGAGGGGGTCGTCGTCCGGACCGGTGCCCTCGTCCAAGCGCTCACCGGCGACGCCCAGGTTCGCGAGGTGGTCCTCGCATCCGGGGAGAACATCTCCGCCGACATCGTGATCGTCGGCATCGGCGTCGAACCGAACGTCGAGCTGGCTGCAGCAGCGGGCCTCGTCGTGGACAACGGCATCCTGATCGACTCGCACGCACGCACCAGCGACCCCAATATCGTGGCTGCCGGCGACTGCGCCAGCCACGACATCGCCCGCTACGGCCGACGAATTCGGCTCGAGTCGGTGTCGAGCGCCGGCGAGCAGGCCAAGGTCGCCGCAGCAGCGATGTGCGACAAACCCAAGGAGATCGCCGCACTGCCATGGTTCTGGTCGGACCAGTACGACCTCAAGCTCCAGATCGCCGGCCTCAACACCGGGTACGACGAGGTCATCCTGAGCGGCGACCCAGCTCGCGACCGAGATTTCACCTGCTTCTATCTGCGCGACGGCGAACTCATTGCTGCCGACTGCGTCAACCGGCCGCGCGACTTCATGTTCAGCAAGCGAGTCATCACCCAGCGGACACCCGTACTGCGGGAGGAACTCGTCGGCCAGTCCGTCGGCTGA
- a CDS encoding 2Fe-2S iron-sulfur cluster-binding protein translates to MKFITRGTVLQETHMAVVTFVSHDGEKYEAPLEEGRSLMQVAVNEAIPGIDGDCGGEAACGTCHVVVDPQWSEQVGLSGAEEEEMLAMNPERQPTSRLACQMAVCASWDGLTVELPEFQL, encoded by the coding sequence ATGAAGTTCATCACGCGCGGGACAGTTCTTCAGGAGACCCACATGGCAGTTGTCACCTTCGTGTCGCACGACGGCGAGAAGTACGAAGCCCCCCTTGAGGAGGGACGGTCGTTGATGCAGGTCGCGGTCAACGAGGCGATCCCCGGTATCGACGGAGACTGCGGTGGCGAGGCTGCCTGCGGGACTTGCCACGTGGTCGTCGACCCGCAGTGGTCCGAGCAGGTCGGCCTGTCCGGAGCGGAAGAGGAAGAGATGCTCGCGATGAACCCCGAGCGGCAGCCGACCTCGCGGCTCGCGTGCCAGATGGCGGTCTGCGCCTCGTGGGACGGCTTGACCGTCGAACTTCCCGAATTCCAGCTGTGA
- a CDS encoding AraC family transcriptional regulator, producing MVEPCVPPLAFVQLLASQALEPDAVARFRRVMIREGVSESTMVERDVQAPLRWFREVYPALDSAQATHLGRACAAQAQLTTFGPLSLPLVSAGSVAEIVELLTYLPLISTALSPQLHHSDQGLTVGFTGHTGDPDLDRLVITYCGSALVRLLKLLVGDMSTVTLHLAWSAPPGLADDSDVVSGQLAFDAPISFLRVPAETLSEVCRFSDPIAYRHAIAELEKALERRNGPLSFSRTVRLLVDEGDVLRSSQSVADELSMSASTLKRRLADEGTTFRELRETSLRERAVLRLLERTATVSEIASDLGYGDLTNFSHAFKRWTGQSPSQFQRERGVR from the coding sequence ATGGTCGAGCCTTGCGTTCCGCCGCTCGCCTTTGTGCAGCTGCTCGCGAGCCAGGCGCTCGAGCCGGACGCCGTCGCGCGGTTCCGTCGTGTCATGATTCGCGAGGGAGTCAGCGAGTCGACCATGGTCGAGCGTGACGTCCAGGCACCTCTGCGCTGGTTCAGGGAGGTGTATCCGGCGTTGGACTCCGCTCAGGCGACTCATCTCGGGCGGGCGTGCGCAGCGCAGGCGCAGCTGACCACCTTCGGGCCACTGAGCCTGCCGCTGGTCAGTGCCGGCTCGGTCGCGGAGATCGTGGAGCTGCTGACTTACTTGCCGTTGATCTCGACCGCGCTCAGTCCTCAGCTGCATCACTCCGATCAGGGTCTGACGGTCGGTTTCACCGGCCACACGGGTGATCCGGACCTGGATCGGTTGGTGATCACCTACTGCGGATCGGCACTCGTGCGTCTGCTGAAGCTGCTCGTAGGTGACATGTCGACCGTCACCCTGCATCTGGCATGGTCGGCGCCCCCCGGCCTGGCCGATGATTCGGATGTGGTGAGCGGTCAGCTGGCCTTCGATGCCCCGATCTCATTCCTCCGGGTACCTGCTGAGACCCTCAGCGAGGTGTGTCGGTTCTCGGATCCGATCGCCTATCGGCACGCGATCGCCGAGCTGGAGAAGGCTCTCGAGCGCCGCAATGGGCCGCTGTCGTTCTCGCGAACCGTGAGGCTTCTGGTGGATGAAGGTGACGTCCTGAGAAGCAGCCAATCGGTCGCCGATGAGCTGTCGATGTCGGCCAGCACCCTCAAGCGACGACTCGCTGATGAGGGCACCACATTCCGTGAGCTGCGCGAGACTTCGTTGCGAGAGCGCGCGGTGCTGCGTCTGCTCGAACGAACGGCGACGGTGAGCGAGATTGCCAGCGACCTTGGATACGGCGATCTCACGAACTTCTCGCACGCGTTCAAGCGATGGACCGGACAGTCTCCGAGCCAGTTCCAACGCGAGCGGGGAGTGCGGTGA
- a CDS encoding TetR/AcrR family transcriptional regulator, with protein sequence MATPLRESYRAHLRRRVLEAAYAETVEKGWDKVRVGHIAILIGAPRAMLYKEFGDKQALGEALVLHEADRFLAGIKDVLAHYSTDAAGGIQAAVHYTLAEAERSPLLRAVLVSHRDPALKTDVLDARKGMLPLITTSGRLLDVASEALAAWMHQQFPQLDVTDVQNATDALVRLAVSHLALPGADAEATGQQISEVALRYLGLRRSETADGARGVDPAVTVR encoded by the coding sequence ATGGCCACGCCGCTCCGGGAGTCCTACAGAGCTCACCTGCGGAGGCGTGTGTTGGAGGCGGCTTACGCCGAGACGGTCGAGAAGGGCTGGGACAAGGTCCGGGTGGGTCACATCGCGATCCTGATCGGCGCCCCGCGCGCCATGCTCTACAAGGAGTTCGGTGACAAGCAGGCCCTTGGCGAAGCCCTGGTCCTCCACGAGGCCGACCGCTTCTTAGCCGGCATCAAGGACGTACTGGCCCATTACTCAACCGACGCCGCGGGCGGGATTCAGGCGGCGGTGCATTACACCTTGGCCGAGGCGGAGAGAAGTCCCTTGTTGCGTGCAGTCCTCGTCTCGCACCGCGATCCGGCGCTGAAGACCGACGTCCTCGACGCCCGCAAGGGCATGCTTCCTCTCATCACGACCTCCGGACGTCTGCTCGACGTCGCGAGCGAGGCCCTGGCGGCGTGGATGCACCAGCAGTTCCCCCAACTGGACGTCACCGACGTCCAGAACGCGACGGACGCCCTTGTCCGACTCGCCGTCAGCCACCTGGCCCTTCCGGGGGCAGATGCCGAGGCCACCGGCCAGCAGATCTCCGAGGTGGCACTTCGGTACCTCGGACTGCGTCGATCCGAGACCGCCGACGGGGCCCGGGGAGTCGACCCCGCCGTCACCGTCCGCTGA
- a CDS encoding cation diffusion facilitator family transporter, which translates to MSNTVTAERRSVLHRRVRLIVGFTITYNVIEAVVAIWAGTLASSTALIGFGLDSIVEVLSALAVAWQFTRSDPERWEKATVRAIGIAFFALAAYVIIDSALSLTGAQEVDHSPLGIGIATVSLLVMPLLAWVEIRTGRELGSKSVIADAKQLLLCIYLSGTVLIGLLLNSLFGWAWADSVAALVVAGLAIREGIEAWSGDVESPFEVLQEMVEDAEQDG; encoded by the coding sequence ATGAGCAACACTGTCACCGCCGAACGTCGTTCGGTGCTGCACCGTCGGGTGCGCCTCATCGTGGGCTTCACGATCACCTACAACGTCATCGAGGCCGTCGTCGCCATCTGGGCCGGCACCCTGGCTTCATCAACCGCTCTGATCGGGTTCGGCTTGGACTCGATCGTGGAAGTTCTTTCCGCGCTGGCCGTGGCCTGGCAGTTCACCCGATCCGATCCGGAGCGGTGGGAGAAGGCGACCGTCCGGGCGATCGGTATCGCGTTCTTCGCGCTGGCCGCCTACGTCATCATCGACTCTGCGCTCTCGCTGACCGGCGCGCAGGAAGTTGACCACAGCCCGCTGGGTATCGGGATCGCCACTGTCAGCCTGCTCGTCATGCCGCTGCTGGCCTGGGTCGAAATCCGCACCGGTCGCGAGCTCGGCTCCAAGAGCGTCATCGCCGACGCCAAGCAGCTGCTCCTGTGCATCTACCTCTCCGGCACCGTCCTCATCGGCCTGTTGCTCAACAGCCTCTTCGGCTGGGCCTGGGCCGACTCGGTCGCCGCCCTGGTCGTCGCCGGCCTGGCCATCCGAGAAGGCATCGAAGCCTGGAGCGGGGACGTCGAGTCGCCGTTCGAGGTGCTCCAGGAGATGGTCGAAGACGCCGAGCAGGACGGCTGA
- the cmtR gene encoding Cd(II)/Pb(II)-sensing metalloregulatory transcriptional regulator CmtR, producing the protein MLTIPSRLDVMNRLGRAMADPTRSRILLALLDGPNYPAVLSRKLELSRSNVSNHLACLRDCGIVVAEPEGRQTRYEIADLRLGRALVALLDVTLAVDEGAECVDETCSIPAPEVSR; encoded by the coding sequence ATGCTGACCATTCCGAGTCGTCTTGACGTGATGAACCGTCTCGGCCGCGCGATGGCGGACCCGACCAGGTCCCGCATCCTCCTCGCCCTCCTCGACGGACCGAACTACCCCGCGGTGCTGTCGCGCAAGCTCGAGCTGAGCCGCTCGAACGTCTCCAACCATTTGGCCTGCCTTCGTGACTGCGGCATTGTCGTCGCAGAGCCCGAGGGCCGGCAGACGCGGTACGAGATCGCTGACCTTCGCCTCGGTCGAGCGTTGGTCGCACTCCTCGACGTGACGCTCGCAGTTGATGAGGGCGCAGAGTGCGTCGACGAGACGTGTTCGATCCCGGCGCCGGAGGTGTCGCGATGA
- a CDS encoding M23 family metallopeptidase — protein MRPPIAAVGAFAMIVAGWGSVALAGPTDSGVPASDQRALSDSYETGPDVSRDFDRVLLEQQTQAQAEQLIQAQAEVRSDSQAKADELQTEADALRANQWVLPVTGYRISGRFGDVNSLYGKGHSGLDLAGPSGSTVVSVAAGTVIAAKYSGNCGNMTQIKLDAQDLVIMYCHQSRITVEVGQHVQAGETVGYTGSTGRSTGPHLHVEAKPGGGKSVDVEPYFREHNVTV, from the coding sequence ATGCGCCCGCCGATCGCGGCGGTCGGTGCGTTCGCCATGATCGTCGCAGGCTGGGGCTCGGTCGCCCTTGCTGGTCCTACGGATTCAGGCGTCCCGGCCAGCGATCAACGAGCGCTGTCTGATTCCTACGAGACTGGTCCGGACGTCAGCCGGGACTTCGACCGTGTTCTGCTCGAACAGCAGACCCAGGCGCAGGCCGAGCAGCTCATTCAAGCTCAGGCCGAAGTCCGTTCGGATTCGCAGGCGAAAGCGGACGAGCTGCAGACTGAGGCGGACGCACTCAGGGCGAACCAGTGGGTTCTTCCGGTCACCGGCTACCGCATCTCGGGTCGATTCGGCGACGTCAACTCCTTGTACGGCAAGGGGCACAGCGGTCTGGATCTCGCTGGCCCGTCCGGATCGACGGTCGTGTCGGTTGCGGCGGGCACGGTCATCGCCGCCAAGTACTCCGGGAACTGCGGGAACATGACGCAGATCAAGCTCGACGCTCAAGATCTCGTGATCATGTACTGCCACCAGAGCCGCATCACCGTCGAGGTCGGCCAGCACGTCCAGGCCGGTGAGACCGTCGGGTACACGGGCTCGACCGGTCGATCGACCGGTCCCCATCTGCACGTGGAAGCCAAGCCGGGCGGCGGCAAGTCCGTCGACGTCGAGCCGTACTTCCGCGAGCACAACGTCACCGTCTAG